The following is a genomic window from uncultured Hyphomonas sp..
GAAGACCAGGCGCCGCTTATCGAGCAGACGAACGAGATCGTCCGCCGCATCAATGCCGCCGCAGGGGCAGACCTGTTGCCGGAGGCGCGTGCGCTGATCCCCCCGGTGGGGCGGCTGCCGGGCATCGACGGGCGCCAGAAGATGAGCAAGTCCAGCGGCAACGCCATTCCCCTCTCGGCCAGCGCGGACGAGATTACACATGCCGTACGGCAGATGTTCACCGATCCCAATCACTTGCGGGTGGAGGACCCCGGCTGTGTGGAAGGCAATGTCGTGTTCCGTTATCTCGATGCGTTCGATCCGGACAAGGCCGGGCTTGAGGCACTGAAGGACCATTACCGGCGCGGCGGACTGGGAGACCAGAAAGTGAAGCGGCGGCTGGAAGATATCCTGCAGGCGCTTCTGGAGCCGATCCGTACACGGCGGGCAGAACTGGCAGACGCGCCGGACCATGTGATGGACGTCATTCGCAAGGGCACCGAACGCGCGCGTGAGATCACGGACCGCACATTTGACGATGTGACGCGCGGCCTGGGCCTGTTTGCCCTTTGAGGCGATTGCATGTGCGCCAGCATTCGGAAAAAAAGCGGGCCGGGGCTTCCCGGCCCGCTTCTCCTATTGTGCCGGGCTGAGCGGTGCCCGGTGCGGTCCTGTCTTCAGCACCGGAATGGCTAGGGCGACAGCCATGACCACCGCCAGCGCATCCGATACCGGGAAGGCGAACCAGATCGCCGATGCACCCTTCACCGCCGCGAACGCCGCGATCAGCGCAGGCAGCAGGACGAAGGCTTTGGACAAGGTCAGCAGCCCTGCTTTCTGCGCCTGCCCGATGGCCTGGAAATAGAGCGCCAGCGACAGGACAGGCCCGGTGAACAGGTAGAACAGGCCCATGGGGCGCAAGATGTCTGCCACCTGATCGATCACCTGCGGGTCGCCGATAAAAGCAGACCCGATGGCGCGGCCGCCCGTCAGGAACAACACTTCGACGCAGGCGCCATAGGTCAGCGCGCTGCCCATCGCGATCTTCAGCACGGTGCGTGCCCGGTCATGAAGCCCGGCGCCCCAATTGTTTCCGGCTGTGCTCTGCAGGGCCAGCGCGAACGCCATGCTGGGCAGGAAGGCAAAGCCCAGCACGCGGGTCACGATGCCATAGGCCGCGATCGTATCCGCATAGTCCGCGCCCGCCGTCAGGCGCAGCGCGAGGATGACACAGGACGATACGAGTGCGATGCCGATGAAGCTGAGGCTGAGCGGCGCGCCAAGCCCGGCGAGCGCGCCCCAGCCTCCGGTCCAGCGGTTTCGGCGCAATGCCTGCAGCGGCACCGCACCTTGCCCGCGCCCACGCAGCCACACGAGCAGGAAAAGCCCGAAGAGCTGTGCCAGCACTGTGCCCCAGGCGGAGCCCGCCACGCCAAACTCCATCTCGGCGATCAGGACATAGTTCATCCCGATATTGGCCAGCGTTACGCCAACCGACAGGAGCGCGACCAGGCCCGCCCGGCCTTCGTTCCGCCAGATGTCCGCATGCAGACTGAGGGCAAACTGTACGGGCACGGCGAAGACGGTGATTGCCATATAGGTGTAGGCCATGCGGGCGATGTCGGGATCGGACGCCGACAGGCGGTCTGCCACGGCGCGGCCGGTGCAGAGAAAGACAAGCATGACACCAGCCGCGATGGCGAGGGCCAGCCCATGGGCGCGGGCCACGGTTGCCCCGGCGCCGTCCGCATCGCCTGCGCCCAGCTGGCGGGCCAGCAGGCTGGACATGCCGCCGCTGACAAGGTTCGTCAGGGCGATCAGGACCATGACGGCGGGAAAGACGAGGCCGATGGCCGTCATCGCATCCGTGCCGACGAAATGGCCCAGGAAGGCCGCGTCGATAATGTTGAGCAGCCCGTTCATCAGCATGATCAGCATCATGGGCAGGGCGTTGGCCGCGAACACCTTGCCGGGCGGCTGGTGCAGGAATCGATTGCCGGGCGATGGTCGTGAAGACATCACTCACTCCTCAAAAGGAAGCATTCCGACTGGGATGGGGGCCTGCATTACCCACCGTCGAAATGCATCGAGGGTGAGGGATCGTTGTCTTGAAAGAGCTTCACCGTGACGGAACGTCTGCAGGCGGCAGGTGCTCATGACCTTGCGCGGGGCAATAGGCCGGGCCGGGGTGGGTTGTCAACTGCGTTTCTCGGGGTGGCTATATCAGGAGGGCATGGCCAGCAGCGGCTTGCGGGCGCCGGGCCGGGCATAGGCGGCGAGGGCGGCTTGCCAGTCTTCGAGTGGAAAAACATCCGTATCCGGCATATGTGCTGTGCGCAGCCGGGGCCAGAGATCGCGGAACAGGGCTTGCCACGCCTCAGGCGCCAGCGGGCCGAGGCTTTCGCGCAGGTGAAAGCGCGCGTGCTTCGCGCGTGCCTGCACCCCCGGCAGCACGGGCTGGCCGGACAAGAGGCCATAGCTTACAAGAACGCCAGCCGCCGGCAGGGCGTTGAGGATCGCTGAGCCGGCTGCTCCGCCAACCGCATCGAAGGCGAGGTCAGCTGTGGCCGCGGCGGCCTTCACGGCGGCCATGTCTGCCAGCGGCACGGGGCGGATGCCCAGCGCCTCCAGCGGTGACCGGCGGCTATCGGAGCGGCAGATGCCGGTCACGCTGCACGCCCCCTGTTGGAGGGCCCATTGTCCAAGCAGTCCGACGCAGGCAGAGCCCGCGCCCGTCAGCACCACATGCCGGTCCCGCGCTGGCCAGGCCTTCAGCATCAGGTGCGCGGCCAGCGGATTGATATAGGCCCGCGCAGCGAGATCGTCCGGAATGTCGTCCGGAACGGGGATTGCCAGCGCAGGGTCGCAGTCGAGATATGTCTGCCATGTGCCGTCGCCGCGCAGGGGCAGCACGCGGCGGCCAGTCAGGTGCGCATGGGCCGCCGGTGCCTCAACGACCCGGCCAACGCCCTCATAGCCCGCCACCAGCGGTGGCTGCACCCGGTGCGCATAGGCGCCGGTGATCGGGATCAGGTCCGACGGGTTCACCGGGGCCAGCATCATGGCAACGCGCAGCCGGCCCTCTGCACGCGGAGGCAATGGCGTGCGCTCTAGCGTCAGGCTTTCAGCTGGCGGACCGAAGCGGTGATAGCGAAGTGCGGTAGAGACGGTCATGCGGGCGGTATAGGGGGATTGCCGCCGCGGTGCGCCGGATTTTAGCGGAATCAGGGATTTTCCTGGCGCTCAATCTTCCATTGCTTTTGGGATGGCGCTTGCTTGCGCGGCGCGCATTTCTTTCCTCTTTTTGATCTACAGGATCAAAAAGTCCGGCGAAGCCGGACCGGAAAGAAATGGTCGGAGTGAGAGGATTCGAACCTCCGGCCCCTGCCTCCCGAAGACAGTGCTCTACCAGGCTGAGCTACAC
Proteins encoded in this region:
- the trpS gene encoding tryptophan--tRNA ligase — encoded protein: MTSQRPVILTGDRTTGQLHLGHYVGSLRNRLDLQETHDQFLLLADAQALTDNAHNIAKVRENVFQVALDYLAAGIDPAKSTICLQSALPALAQLSMLYLNFVTVSRLERNPTIKDEIQARGFGRDIPAGFLCYPAAQAADITAFRATLVPVGEDQAPLIEQTNEIVRRINAAAGADLLPEARALIPPVGRLPGIDGRQKMSKSSGNAIPLSASADEITHAVRQMFTDPNHLRVEDPGCVEGNVVFRYLDAFDPDKAGLEALKDHYRRGGLGDQKVKRRLEDILQALLEPIRTRRAELADAPDHVMDVIRKGTERAREITDRTFDDVTRGLGLFAL
- a CDS encoding MATE family efflux transporter translates to MSSRPSPGNRFLHQPPGKVFAANALPMMLIMLMNGLLNIIDAAFLGHFVGTDAMTAIGLVFPAVMVLIALTNLVSGGMSSLLARQLGAGDADGAGATVARAHGLALAIAAGVMLVFLCTGRAVADRLSASDPDIARMAYTYMAITVFAVPVQFALSLHADIWRNEGRAGLVALLSVGVTLANIGMNYVLIAEMEFGVAGSAWGTVLAQLFGLFLLVWLRGRGQGAVPLQALRRNRWTGGWGALAGLGAPLSLSFIGIALVSSCVILALRLTAGADYADTIAAYGIVTRVLGFAFLPSMAFALALQSTAGNNWGAGLHDRARTVLKIAMGSALTYGACVEVLFLTGGRAIGSAFIGDPQVIDQVADILRPMGLFYLFTGPVLSLALYFQAIGQAQKAGLLTLSKAFVLLPALIAAFAAVKGASAIWFAFPVSDALAVVMAVALAIPVLKTGPHRAPLSPAQ
- a CDS encoding zinc-dependent alcohol dehydrogenase family protein — translated: MTVSTALRYHRFGPPAESLTLERTPLPPRAEGRLRVAMMLAPVNPSDLIPITGAYAHRVQPPLVAGYEGVGRVVEAPAAHAHLTGRRVLPLRGDGTWQTYLDCDPALAIPVPDDIPDDLAARAYINPLAAHLMLKAWPARDRHVVLTGAGSACVGLLGQWALQQGACSVTGICRSDSRRSPLEALGIRPVPLADMAAVKAAAATADLAFDAVGGAAGSAILNALPAAGVLVSYGLLSGQPVLPGVQARAKHARFHLRESLGPLAPEAWQALFRDLWPRLRTAHMPDTDVFPLEDWQAALAAYARPGARKPLLAMPS